In Leishmania mexicana MHOM/GT/2001/U1103 complete genome, chromosome 34, one DNA window encodes the following:
- a CDS encoding 60S ribosomal protein L37, whose amino-acid sequence MGQRHGRTHILCRRCGRNSYHVQWERCAACAYPRASRRRYNWSVKAIKRRRTGTGRCRYLKVVNRRIANHFKTPKA is encoded by the coding sequence ATGGGTCAGCGCCAcgggcgcacacacatcctgtgccgccgctgtggccGCAACTCCTACCATGTCCAGTGggagcggtgcgccgcctgcgcctaCCCGCGTGCCAGCCGCCGTCGCTACAACTGGTCCGTGAAGGCCAtcaagcgccgccgcaccggcaccggccgctgccgctaccTGAAGGTGGTGAACCGCCGCATTGCCAACCACTTCAAGACCCCCAAGGCGTAA
- a CDS encoding putative biopterin transporter has translation MSARYRPPSAPESPPSEVAKYVHPVSARLLRAAPFLGYIPVFSIAIRSFHPNVVLAIFMQRLFEKGLADGLMRLSIQPMLTGRYGLTGAMYQRLSTLYTLGWALNAFITVMADTFALFGYTKRWYCVVSAVGGSVFALLYGLLPAKELSAKPAAAFMFLAALFMSNIDVFAVALYSEQIRRRPAAGPALVSWMWGTALMGMMISSVIQGPLSDNGLTHFGVYITAGILLLSGLLFVFNLFGERPNRAARLEDAMVEFLQHIKSVNGDSTAGSPPSPSKPDGHLTIDSRAEEGEDDDDEQDTTATDAQGFVRPRMDTYLCGAVEMNRDAILRNWRMALFCLILTLGVIANALVNILGTQWDIMYACIVVAVVVCVSSFFTLPLAIAKAVVFMYFNSILYLNLPGVLNTFYVATPSCLPGGPHFSYTFYNAINGILGNIAGIGGTMLFTHLFPNYSYRLVMGLSAVLLPAASMFDVVILKRWNLAIGIPDHAMYIFGDAIIYEVCNMLLNMPMMMLMCRIAPRGSESMVFALLASIYHLGTSTSSAIGYLLMETIWPVVTQGTCDYSNAPWLVITGHIVTPVFIFPLAYVLLPSVRISDYIDHTGRKVMEVALPETRTKAAEEPTATKTRRNS, from the coding sequence ATGTCAGCTCGTTACCGTCCGCCGTCCGCGCCGGAATCGCCACCTTCGGAGGTGGCCAAGTACGTGCATCCTGTTTCCGCTCGCttgctgcgcgccgcgccgttCCTCGGCTACATCCCGGTCTTCAGCATTGCGATCAGGTCATTTCACCCCAACGTTGTGCTTGCCATTTTCATGCAACGCCTATTCGAAAAGGGTCTCGCCGATGGGCTGATGCGACTGTCGATCCAACCGATGCTGACAGGACGCTACGGACTCACCGGCGCCATGTACCAACGCTTGTCCACCCTCTACACCCTGGGCTGGGCCCTCAACGCATTCATCACAGTGATGGCGGACACGTTCGCGCTGTTCGGGTACACGAAACGGTGGTACTGCGTGGTGTCAGCGGTGGGTGGCAGTGTGTTCGCGCTGCTGTAcgggctgctgccggcgaaGGAGTTGAGCGCgaagcctgctgctgccttcaTGTTCCTGGCGGCACTGTTCATGAGCAACATCGACGTCTTTGCTGTTGCCTTGTACAGCGAGCAGATCCGCCGGCGTCCAGCTGCCGGTCCAGCGCTGGTGAGCTGGATGTGGGGCACGGCGCTCATGGGCATGATGATCTCCAGTGTTATTCAGGGTCCTCTCTCCGATAATGGACTGACTCACTTTGGCGTGTACATCACAGCCGGAATCCTGCTGCTGTCGGGTCTACTGTTCGTGTTCAACCTGTTCGGGGAGCGGCCCAACCGCGCTGCACGCCTAGAGGACGCCATGGTCGAGTTCCTTCAGCACATCAAGAGCGTAAACGGCGACAGCACAGCTggctcgccgccgtcgccaagTAAGCCGGATGGGCATCTCACCATTGATAGCCGCgcggaggaaggagaggacgacgatgacgagcaGGACACGACCGCGACGGATGCGCAGGGCTTTGTGCGTCCGCGCATGGACACGTACCTGTGCGGTGCCGTGGAGATGAACCGGGATGCCATTCTGCGAAACTGGCGGATGGCGCTATTCTGCCTGATTCTCACACTCGGCGTGATCGCGAACGCACTCGTGAACATTCTTGGCACGCAGTGGGACATCATGTATGCCTGCATCgttgtggcggtggtggtgtgcgtcaGCTCCTTCTTCACGTTGCCGCTGGCCATTGCAAAGGCGGTTGTGTTCATGTATTTCAACTCGATCCTCTACCTGAACCTGCCCGGCGTGCTGAATACCTTCTACGTGGCGACGCCTTCATGCCTTCCCGGTGGGCCGCACTTCTCGTACACGTTCTACAACGCCATAAATGGCATTCTGGGTAACATCGCAGGCATCGGTGGCACCATGTTGTTCACGCATCTGTTCCCCAACTACAGCTACCGGTTGGTCATGGGGCTCTCTGCTGTTCTGTTGCCGGCAGCCTCTATGTTCGACGTTGTCATCTTGAAGCGCTGGAACCTGGCCATCGGCATCCCTGACCACGCCATGTACATTTTTGGGGACGCCATCATCTACGAAGTGTGCAATATGCTCCTGAACATGCCCATGATGATGCTCATGTGCCGCATCGCGCCGCGCGGGTCAGAGTCGATGGTGTTTGCGCTGCTCGCGAGCATTTACCACCTCGGCACCTCGACCTCGTCAGCGATCGGCTACCTGCTGATGGAAACGATTTGGCCGGTTGTCACGCAGGGCACGTGTGACTACAGCAACGCGCCTTGGCTGGTGATCACTGGGCACATTGTTACACCCGTTTTCATCTTCCCCTTGGCTTACGTCCTCCTTCCATCAGTCCGCATTAGTGATTACATTGACCACACAGGTCGGAAGGTGATGGAGGTCGCGCTCCCGGAGACGCGCACTaaggcggcagaggagccGACTGCCACGAAGACGAGGCGAAACAGCTAG